Proteins co-encoded in one Arachis hypogaea cultivar Tifrunner chromosome 13, arahy.Tifrunner.gnm2.J5K5, whole genome shotgun sequence genomic window:
- the LOC112737859 gene encoding G-type lectin S-receptor-like serine/threonine-protein kinase At4g27290 isoform X1 gives MGNFKMLLILLFLVSYMRGSTSLHNLGMSECIRDGGETLLSADASFELGFFSPGTSTNRYLGVWYTDVSGKQTVVWVANRETPLHNKSGILMLNEMGILQLRTGANATILWSSKVSDEAFNLSNSTAELFDSGNLVVKSGQDEGSFLWQSFDYPCDTLMPGMKLGLKSGIDRYLSSWKSTDDPAVGEYSIKIDRKGYPQLVQMKGSFINAREGSWNGIYFTGYPNLQQSIFKREFVFSDREVYYEFDILDRSIFKIFRATPSGGWENMVWTSQTAETTTSGGQDACDSYAFCGSNSVCNIGDNVASCECLKGYVPKFPQQWNVSYWSNGCVRKTSSTCNNTQGFLRYKDMKLPDTSSSWFNNAMNLEECQKTCLKNCSCTAYANLDIRNGGTGCLLWFDHLIDIRQFSQEGQDLYIKVPSSELANDHGNKKIKTVAIAVGMIIFGLICWVTIMLIKYPGFARNIRKNKQRQDVDLPIFDFSVLAKATDNFSSNKKLGEGGFGPVYKATINGQELAVKRLSKKSGQGSEEFKNEVVLIAKLQHRNLVKLLGCCIQGEEKILVYEYMPNKSLDHFVFDETRRKAVDWLKRFNIIGGIARGLLYLHQDSRLKIIHRDLKTSNILLDANLNPKISDFGLARTFFGDQVEANTNRVAGTYGYMPPEYAVHGQFSEKSDVFSYGVIVLELLSAKRNREFSDSENYLNLLGHAWRLWTEDRPLELLDEVIRENCNHFEAIRCIQVGLLCVQQRPEDRPSMSLVLLMLNGEKMLPKPKFPGFYIDRGVQLQADSSLPNNTLFSANQISITILEAR, from the exons ATGGGAAACTTCAAAATGTTacttattttgttatttctaGTATCCTACATGAGAGGCTCGACTTCTTTACACAATTTAGGAATGAGTGAATGTATTCGTGATGGTGGCGAGACTTTGCTTTCAGCTGATGCAAGTTTCGAACTGGGTTTCTTCAGCCCTGGAACTTCAACAAATCGATATTTGGGTGTCTGGTACACAGATGTATCAGGAAAGCAAACAGTTGTGTGGGTGGCCAACAGAGAAACACCACTCCACAACAAGTCAGGGATCCTCATGTTAAACGAAATGGGGATTCTTCAACTTCGCACCGGGGCAAACGCTACTATTCTTTGGTCGTCCAAGGTATCAGACGAAGCCTTTAATTTGAGTAATTCAACAGCAGAGCTCTTTGATTCAGGAAATCTTGTGGTGAAAAGTGGGCAGGATGAGGGCAGCTTCTTGTGGCAGAGTTTTGATTATCCCTGTGACACTTTGATGCCGGGAATGAAGCTCGGACTAAAATCTGGCATAGATAGATATTTGTCAAGCTGGAAAAGTACAGATGACCCTGCAGTGGGAGAATATTCCATCAAAATTGATCGTAAAGGGTATCCGCAACTAGTTCAGATGAAAGGATCCTTCATTAACGCTAGAGAGGGCTCATGGAATGGCATTTATTTCACTGGATATCCGAATCTGCAACAGAGCATTTTTAAACGAGAATTTGTATTCAGTGATAGAGAGGTGTATTATGAGTTTGATATACTTGATAgatcaattttcaaaatatttagagCGACCCCTTCAGGTGGTTGGGAAAACATGGTATGGACAAGTCAAACTGCGGAAACTACTACGTCCGGGGGGCAGGATGCATGCGACAGTTATGCATTCTGCGGTTCGAATtctgtatgcaacattggtgataATGTTGCATCATGTGAATGCCTCAAAGGATATGTTCCCAAGTTTCCTCAACAATGGAATGTGTCATATTGGTCCAATGGTTGTGTTAGAAAGACTTCATCGACGTGTAATAACACACAAGGCTTCTTGAGGTACAAAGACATGAAATTGCCGGACACATCTTCTTCATGGTTTAATAACGCAATGAATCTTGAGGAATGTCAGAAGACATGCTTGAAAAATTGTTCTTGTACGGCTTATGCGAATTTGGATATTCGTAATGGAGGAACTGGTTGTCTGCTTTGGTTTGATCACCTTATTGACATTCGGCAATTCTCACAAGAGGGTCAAGACCTGTACATCAAAGTCCCTAGTTCTGAGTTAG CTAATGACCATGGAAACAAGAAGATAAAGACGGTAGCAATTGCTGTTGGAATGATTATTTTTGGATTAATCTGTTGGGTTACCATAATGCTAATTAAATATCCAG GGTTCgcaagaaatataaggaaaaatAAACAAAGACAAGATGTTGATCTCCCAATATTTGATTTCTCAGTCTTAGCTAAAGCTACAGACAACTTTTCAAGCAACAAAAAACTTGGAGAAGGTGGTTTTGGACCAGTATACAAG gCTACTATAAATGGTCAAGAACTAGCAGTTAAAAGACTTTCAAAAAAGTCTGGCCAAGGAtcagaagaattcaaaaatgagGTAGTGTTAATAGCCAAGCTTCAACATCGTAATCTTGTAAAACTTCTTGGTTGTTGCATTCAGGGGGAAGAAAAAATATTGGTCTATGAATACATGCCTAACAAAAGCTTGGATCACTTTGTTTTTG ATGAAACAAGAAGAAAGGCCGTAGATTGGCTTAAGCGTTTTAACATTATTGGCGGCATTGCTCGAGGACTTCTTTATCTCCATCAAGATTCTAGACTAAAGATTATACATAGAGATCTTAAAACTAGTAATATTCTTTTGGATGCAAatttaaatcccaaaatatcagaTTTTGGCTTGGCTCGAACATTTTTTGGTGATCAAGTTGAGGCAAATACAAATAGAGTTGCTGGAACATA TGGTTATATGCCTCCTGAATATGCAGTACATGGACAATTTTCAGAGAAATCAGATGTATTTAGTTATGGTGTGATAGTATTAGAGTTGTTAAGTGCGAAACGAAATAGGGAATTCTCAGATTCCGAAAACTATCTTAATCTACTTGGACAT GCATGGAGATTATGGACTGAGGATAGGCCACTGGAACTATTGGATGAAGTGATAAGGGAAAATTGCAACCATTTTGAAGCCATAAGATGCATACAAGTGGGCTTACTATGTGTGCAACAAAGACCAGAAGATAGGCCAAGTATGTCATTGGTGCTTCTAATGCTAAATGGCGAGAAAATGTTGCCCAAACCAAAATTTCCTGGATTTTACATTGATAGAGGTGTTCAACTTCAAGCAGATTCTTCATTGCCGAACAACACACTCTTTTCAGCTAACCAAATTTCTATAACAATATTAGAAGCTAGATAG
- the LOC112737859 gene encoding G-type lectin S-receptor-like serine/threonine-protein kinase At4g27290 isoform X4, giving the protein MGNFKMLLILLFLVSYMRGSTSLHNLGMSECIRDGGETLLSADASFELGFFSPGTSTNRYLGVWYTDVSGKQTVVWVANRETPLHNKSGILMLNEMGILQLRTGANATILWSSKVSDEAFNLSNSTAELFDSGNLVVKSGQDEGSFLWQSFDYPCDTLMPGMKLGLKSGIDRYLSSWKSTDDPAVGEYSIKIDRKGYPQLVQMKGSFINAREGSWNGIYFTGYPNLQQSIFKREFVFSDREVYYEFDILDRSIFKIFRATPSGGWENMVWTSQTAETTTSGGQDACDSYAFCGSNSVCNIGDNVASCECLKGYVPKFPQQWNVSYWSNGCVRKTSSTCNNTQGFLRYKDMKLPDTSSSWFNNAMNLEECQKTCLKNCSCTAYANLDIRNGGTGCLLWFDHLIDIRQFSQEGQDLYIKVPSSELANDHGNKKIKTVAIAVGMIIFGLICWVTIMLIKYPGFARNIRKNKQRQDVDLPIFDFSVLAKATDNFSSNKKLGEGGFGPVYKATINGQELAVKRLSKKSGQGSEEFKNEVVLIAKLQHRNLVKLLGCCIQGEEKILVYEYMPNKSLDHFVFDETRRKAVDWLKRFNIIGGIARGLLYLHQDSRLKIIHRDLKTSNILLDANLNPKISDFGLARTFFGDQVEANTNRVAGT; this is encoded by the exons ATGGGAAACTTCAAAATGTTacttattttgttatttctaGTATCCTACATGAGAGGCTCGACTTCTTTACACAATTTAGGAATGAGTGAATGTATTCGTGATGGTGGCGAGACTTTGCTTTCAGCTGATGCAAGTTTCGAACTGGGTTTCTTCAGCCCTGGAACTTCAACAAATCGATATTTGGGTGTCTGGTACACAGATGTATCAGGAAAGCAAACAGTTGTGTGGGTGGCCAACAGAGAAACACCACTCCACAACAAGTCAGGGATCCTCATGTTAAACGAAATGGGGATTCTTCAACTTCGCACCGGGGCAAACGCTACTATTCTTTGGTCGTCCAAGGTATCAGACGAAGCCTTTAATTTGAGTAATTCAACAGCAGAGCTCTTTGATTCAGGAAATCTTGTGGTGAAAAGTGGGCAGGATGAGGGCAGCTTCTTGTGGCAGAGTTTTGATTATCCCTGTGACACTTTGATGCCGGGAATGAAGCTCGGACTAAAATCTGGCATAGATAGATATTTGTCAAGCTGGAAAAGTACAGATGACCCTGCAGTGGGAGAATATTCCATCAAAATTGATCGTAAAGGGTATCCGCAACTAGTTCAGATGAAAGGATCCTTCATTAACGCTAGAGAGGGCTCATGGAATGGCATTTATTTCACTGGATATCCGAATCTGCAACAGAGCATTTTTAAACGAGAATTTGTATTCAGTGATAGAGAGGTGTATTATGAGTTTGATATACTTGATAgatcaattttcaaaatatttagagCGACCCCTTCAGGTGGTTGGGAAAACATGGTATGGACAAGTCAAACTGCGGAAACTACTACGTCCGGGGGGCAGGATGCATGCGACAGTTATGCATTCTGCGGTTCGAATtctgtatgcaacattggtgataATGTTGCATCATGTGAATGCCTCAAAGGATATGTTCCCAAGTTTCCTCAACAATGGAATGTGTCATATTGGTCCAATGGTTGTGTTAGAAAGACTTCATCGACGTGTAATAACACACAAGGCTTCTTGAGGTACAAAGACATGAAATTGCCGGACACATCTTCTTCATGGTTTAATAACGCAATGAATCTTGAGGAATGTCAGAAGACATGCTTGAAAAATTGTTCTTGTACGGCTTATGCGAATTTGGATATTCGTAATGGAGGAACTGGTTGTCTGCTTTGGTTTGATCACCTTATTGACATTCGGCAATTCTCACAAGAGGGTCAAGACCTGTACATCAAAGTCCCTAGTTCTGAGTTAG CTAATGACCATGGAAACAAGAAGATAAAGACGGTAGCAATTGCTGTTGGAATGATTATTTTTGGATTAATCTGTTGGGTTACCATAATGCTAATTAAATATCCAG GGTTCgcaagaaatataaggaaaaatAAACAAAGACAAGATGTTGATCTCCCAATATTTGATTTCTCAGTCTTAGCTAAAGCTACAGACAACTTTTCAAGCAACAAAAAACTTGGAGAAGGTGGTTTTGGACCAGTATACAAG gCTACTATAAATGGTCAAGAACTAGCAGTTAAAAGACTTTCAAAAAAGTCTGGCCAAGGAtcagaagaattcaaaaatgagGTAGTGTTAATAGCCAAGCTTCAACATCGTAATCTTGTAAAACTTCTTGGTTGTTGCATTCAGGGGGAAGAAAAAATATTGGTCTATGAATACATGCCTAACAAAAGCTTGGATCACTTTGTTTTTG ATGAAACAAGAAGAAAGGCCGTAGATTGGCTTAAGCGTTTTAACATTATTGGCGGCATTGCTCGAGGACTTCTTTATCTCCATCAAGATTCTAGACTAAAGATTATACATAGAGATCTTAAAACTAGTAATATTCTTTTGGATGCAAatttaaatcccaaaatatcagaTTTTGGCTTGGCTCGAACATTTTTTGGTGATCAAGTTGAGGCAAATACAAATAGAGTTGCTGGAACATA G
- the LOC112737859 gene encoding G-type lectin S-receptor-like serine/threonine-protein kinase At4g27290 isoform X2 → MGNFKMLLILLFLVSYMRGSTSLHNLGMSECIRDGGETLLSADASFELGFFSPGTSTNRYLGVWYTDVSGKQTVVWVANRETPLHNKSGILMLNEMGILQLRTGANATILWSSKVSDEAFNLSNSTAELFDSGNLVVKSGQDEGSFLWQSFDYPCDTLMPGMKLGLKSGIDRYLSSWKSTDDPAVGEYSIKIDRKGYPQLVQMKGSFINAREGSWNGIYFTGYPNLQQSIFKREFVFSDREVYYEFDILDRSIFKIFRATPSGGWENMVWTSQTAETTTSGGQDACDSYAFCGSNSVCNIGDNVASCECLKGYVPKFPQQWNVSYWSNGCVRKTSSTCNNTQGFLRYKDMKLPDTSSSWFNNAMNLEECQKTCLKNCSCTAYANLDIRNGGTGCLLWFDHLIDIRQFSQEGQDLYIKVPSSELGFARNIRKNKQRQDVDLPIFDFSVLAKATDNFSSNKKLGEGGFGPVYKATINGQELAVKRLSKKSGQGSEEFKNEVVLIAKLQHRNLVKLLGCCIQGEEKILVYEYMPNKSLDHFVFDETRRKAVDWLKRFNIIGGIARGLLYLHQDSRLKIIHRDLKTSNILLDANLNPKISDFGLARTFFGDQVEANTNRVAGTYGYMPPEYAVHGQFSEKSDVFSYGVIVLELLSAKRNREFSDSENYLNLLGHAWRLWTEDRPLELLDEVIRENCNHFEAIRCIQVGLLCVQQRPEDRPSMSLVLLMLNGEKMLPKPKFPGFYIDRGVQLQADSSLPNNTLFSANQISITILEAR, encoded by the exons ATGGGAAACTTCAAAATGTTacttattttgttatttctaGTATCCTACATGAGAGGCTCGACTTCTTTACACAATTTAGGAATGAGTGAATGTATTCGTGATGGTGGCGAGACTTTGCTTTCAGCTGATGCAAGTTTCGAACTGGGTTTCTTCAGCCCTGGAACTTCAACAAATCGATATTTGGGTGTCTGGTACACAGATGTATCAGGAAAGCAAACAGTTGTGTGGGTGGCCAACAGAGAAACACCACTCCACAACAAGTCAGGGATCCTCATGTTAAACGAAATGGGGATTCTTCAACTTCGCACCGGGGCAAACGCTACTATTCTTTGGTCGTCCAAGGTATCAGACGAAGCCTTTAATTTGAGTAATTCAACAGCAGAGCTCTTTGATTCAGGAAATCTTGTGGTGAAAAGTGGGCAGGATGAGGGCAGCTTCTTGTGGCAGAGTTTTGATTATCCCTGTGACACTTTGATGCCGGGAATGAAGCTCGGACTAAAATCTGGCATAGATAGATATTTGTCAAGCTGGAAAAGTACAGATGACCCTGCAGTGGGAGAATATTCCATCAAAATTGATCGTAAAGGGTATCCGCAACTAGTTCAGATGAAAGGATCCTTCATTAACGCTAGAGAGGGCTCATGGAATGGCATTTATTTCACTGGATATCCGAATCTGCAACAGAGCATTTTTAAACGAGAATTTGTATTCAGTGATAGAGAGGTGTATTATGAGTTTGATATACTTGATAgatcaattttcaaaatatttagagCGACCCCTTCAGGTGGTTGGGAAAACATGGTATGGACAAGTCAAACTGCGGAAACTACTACGTCCGGGGGGCAGGATGCATGCGACAGTTATGCATTCTGCGGTTCGAATtctgtatgcaacattggtgataATGTTGCATCATGTGAATGCCTCAAAGGATATGTTCCCAAGTTTCCTCAACAATGGAATGTGTCATATTGGTCCAATGGTTGTGTTAGAAAGACTTCATCGACGTGTAATAACACACAAGGCTTCTTGAGGTACAAAGACATGAAATTGCCGGACACATCTTCTTCATGGTTTAATAACGCAATGAATCTTGAGGAATGTCAGAAGACATGCTTGAAAAATTGTTCTTGTACGGCTTATGCGAATTTGGATATTCGTAATGGAGGAACTGGTTGTCTGCTTTGGTTTGATCACCTTATTGACATTCGGCAATTCTCACAAGAGGGTCAAGACCTGTACATCAAAGTCCCTAGTTCTGAGTTAG GGTTCgcaagaaatataaggaaaaatAAACAAAGACAAGATGTTGATCTCCCAATATTTGATTTCTCAGTCTTAGCTAAAGCTACAGACAACTTTTCAAGCAACAAAAAACTTGGAGAAGGTGGTTTTGGACCAGTATACAAG gCTACTATAAATGGTCAAGAACTAGCAGTTAAAAGACTTTCAAAAAAGTCTGGCCAAGGAtcagaagaattcaaaaatgagGTAGTGTTAATAGCCAAGCTTCAACATCGTAATCTTGTAAAACTTCTTGGTTGTTGCATTCAGGGGGAAGAAAAAATATTGGTCTATGAATACATGCCTAACAAAAGCTTGGATCACTTTGTTTTTG ATGAAACAAGAAGAAAGGCCGTAGATTGGCTTAAGCGTTTTAACATTATTGGCGGCATTGCTCGAGGACTTCTTTATCTCCATCAAGATTCTAGACTAAAGATTATACATAGAGATCTTAAAACTAGTAATATTCTTTTGGATGCAAatttaaatcccaaaatatcagaTTTTGGCTTGGCTCGAACATTTTTTGGTGATCAAGTTGAGGCAAATACAAATAGAGTTGCTGGAACATA TGGTTATATGCCTCCTGAATATGCAGTACATGGACAATTTTCAGAGAAATCAGATGTATTTAGTTATGGTGTGATAGTATTAGAGTTGTTAAGTGCGAAACGAAATAGGGAATTCTCAGATTCCGAAAACTATCTTAATCTACTTGGACAT GCATGGAGATTATGGACTGAGGATAGGCCACTGGAACTATTGGATGAAGTGATAAGGGAAAATTGCAACCATTTTGAAGCCATAAGATGCATACAAGTGGGCTTACTATGTGTGCAACAAAGACCAGAAGATAGGCCAAGTATGTCATTGGTGCTTCTAATGCTAAATGGCGAGAAAATGTTGCCCAAACCAAAATTTCCTGGATTTTACATTGATAGAGGTGTTCAACTTCAAGCAGATTCTTCATTGCCGAACAACACACTCTTTTCAGCTAACCAAATTTCTATAACAATATTAGAAGCTAGATAG
- the LOC112737859 gene encoding G-type lectin S-receptor-like serine/threonine-protein kinase At4g27290 isoform X3: MGNFKMLLILLFLVSYMRGSTSLHNLGMSECIRDGGETLLSADASFELGFFSPGTSTNRYLGVWYTDVSGKQTVVWVANRETPLHNKSGILMLNEMGILQLRTGANATILWSSKVSDEAFNLSNSTAELFDSGNLVVKSGQDEGSFLWQSFDYPCDTLMPGMKLGLKSGIDRYLSSWKSTDDPAVGEYSIKIDRKGYPQLVQMKGSFINAREGSWNGIYFTGYPNLQQSIFKREFVFSDREVYYEFDILDRSIFKIFRATPSGGWENMVWTSQTAETTTSGGQDACDSYAFCGSNSVCNIGDNVASCECLKGYVPKFPQQWNVSYWSNGCVRKTSSTCNNTQGFLRYKDMKLPDTSSSWFNNAMNLEECQKTCLKNCSCTAYANLDIRNGGTGCLLWFDHLIDIRQFSQEGQDLYIKVPSSELANDHGNKKIKTVAIAVGMIIFGLICWVTIMLIKYPGFARNIRKNKQRQDVDLPIFDFSVLAKATDNFSSNKKLGEGGFGPVYKATINGQELAVKRLSKKSGQGSEEFKNEVVLIAKLQHRNLVKLLGCCIQGEEKILVYEYMPNKSLDHFVFDETRRKAVDWLKRFNIIGGIARGLLYLHQDSRLKIIHRDLKTSNILLDANLNPKISDFGLARTFFGDQVEANTNRVAGTYGYMPPEYAVHGQFSEKSDVFSYGVIVLELLSAKRNREFSDSENYLNLLGHHDFRHGDYGLRIGHWNYWMK; this comes from the exons ATGGGAAACTTCAAAATGTTacttattttgttatttctaGTATCCTACATGAGAGGCTCGACTTCTTTACACAATTTAGGAATGAGTGAATGTATTCGTGATGGTGGCGAGACTTTGCTTTCAGCTGATGCAAGTTTCGAACTGGGTTTCTTCAGCCCTGGAACTTCAACAAATCGATATTTGGGTGTCTGGTACACAGATGTATCAGGAAAGCAAACAGTTGTGTGGGTGGCCAACAGAGAAACACCACTCCACAACAAGTCAGGGATCCTCATGTTAAACGAAATGGGGATTCTTCAACTTCGCACCGGGGCAAACGCTACTATTCTTTGGTCGTCCAAGGTATCAGACGAAGCCTTTAATTTGAGTAATTCAACAGCAGAGCTCTTTGATTCAGGAAATCTTGTGGTGAAAAGTGGGCAGGATGAGGGCAGCTTCTTGTGGCAGAGTTTTGATTATCCCTGTGACACTTTGATGCCGGGAATGAAGCTCGGACTAAAATCTGGCATAGATAGATATTTGTCAAGCTGGAAAAGTACAGATGACCCTGCAGTGGGAGAATATTCCATCAAAATTGATCGTAAAGGGTATCCGCAACTAGTTCAGATGAAAGGATCCTTCATTAACGCTAGAGAGGGCTCATGGAATGGCATTTATTTCACTGGATATCCGAATCTGCAACAGAGCATTTTTAAACGAGAATTTGTATTCAGTGATAGAGAGGTGTATTATGAGTTTGATATACTTGATAgatcaattttcaaaatatttagagCGACCCCTTCAGGTGGTTGGGAAAACATGGTATGGACAAGTCAAACTGCGGAAACTACTACGTCCGGGGGGCAGGATGCATGCGACAGTTATGCATTCTGCGGTTCGAATtctgtatgcaacattggtgataATGTTGCATCATGTGAATGCCTCAAAGGATATGTTCCCAAGTTTCCTCAACAATGGAATGTGTCATATTGGTCCAATGGTTGTGTTAGAAAGACTTCATCGACGTGTAATAACACACAAGGCTTCTTGAGGTACAAAGACATGAAATTGCCGGACACATCTTCTTCATGGTTTAATAACGCAATGAATCTTGAGGAATGTCAGAAGACATGCTTGAAAAATTGTTCTTGTACGGCTTATGCGAATTTGGATATTCGTAATGGAGGAACTGGTTGTCTGCTTTGGTTTGATCACCTTATTGACATTCGGCAATTCTCACAAGAGGGTCAAGACCTGTACATCAAAGTCCCTAGTTCTGAGTTAG CTAATGACCATGGAAACAAGAAGATAAAGACGGTAGCAATTGCTGTTGGAATGATTATTTTTGGATTAATCTGTTGGGTTACCATAATGCTAATTAAATATCCAG GGTTCgcaagaaatataaggaaaaatAAACAAAGACAAGATGTTGATCTCCCAATATTTGATTTCTCAGTCTTAGCTAAAGCTACAGACAACTTTTCAAGCAACAAAAAACTTGGAGAAGGTGGTTTTGGACCAGTATACAAG gCTACTATAAATGGTCAAGAACTAGCAGTTAAAAGACTTTCAAAAAAGTCTGGCCAAGGAtcagaagaattcaaaaatgagGTAGTGTTAATAGCCAAGCTTCAACATCGTAATCTTGTAAAACTTCTTGGTTGTTGCATTCAGGGGGAAGAAAAAATATTGGTCTATGAATACATGCCTAACAAAAGCTTGGATCACTTTGTTTTTG ATGAAACAAGAAGAAAGGCCGTAGATTGGCTTAAGCGTTTTAACATTATTGGCGGCATTGCTCGAGGACTTCTTTATCTCCATCAAGATTCTAGACTAAAGATTATACATAGAGATCTTAAAACTAGTAATATTCTTTTGGATGCAAatttaaatcccaaaatatcagaTTTTGGCTTGGCTCGAACATTTTTTGGTGATCAAGTTGAGGCAAATACAAATAGAGTTGCTGGAACATA TGGTTATATGCCTCCTGAATATGCAGTACATGGACAATTTTCAGAGAAATCAGATGTATTTAGTTATGGTGTGATAGTATTAGAGTTGTTAAGTGCGAAACGAAATAGGGAATTCTCAGATTCCGAAAACTATCTTAATCTACTTGGACAT CATGATTTTAGGCATGGAGATTATGGACTGAGGATAGGCCACTGGAACTATTGGATGAAGTGA